The genomic segment CGTGTTGCCCCATTGGTCCGTGTACGTGCTGTAGCTCTGGCCGTTGGAATAGCCTGTGCAATTGCCCCATGTGTCGCAATAGATCGAAGTTTGGGCGCTCGCGGCGCCTGCCGTGAGAAGAACGGCGATAGCCAATAGTCTCGCAAGCATGAATGATCCCCACACGCTATGGTGTCGAGCCGTAACGCTAGCTCGCAGAATATGAGAGGGCAAACTGGCATTCCCTTGGGCATCATTTGCCATCTGGCTTTCATCTCATCACCGCGCGGCTTGGACGTCCTGCATGGCCGTCGCGATTGGTCTGACGGCGTTCCCCGTCATTGCGGCGGCCGATGGCTTTGCCTGCCAAGTCGCCTCGATCACTGATGGCGACACTTTCCGGTGCACGAACGGTCTCAGGATCAGGATCGGCGGCATAGACGCGCCAGAGATGGACACGTCCTATGGTCCGCCTGCGAAGGCGACGTTGGCCGGCATCATTGGCGGCGCCACGGCCCAATGTGAGCCGACGGGCACCAGCTACAACCGCATCGTCGCGGTCTGCTATCTCGACGGTCAGGACATAGGCGCGATGATGGTGGAGCGGGCTATGGCGAGGGACTGCGCAAGGTACTCCGGCGGGCGCTATGGAGGGCTAGAGGATGAGCGCCACGACGTGCTGCCGGTGGTGCCCTTCTGCATCCCATGACGCGGCGCGCGAACATCGAGCCCCGCGGCCTCAACCGCGAGCAGGCAGCCGCCTATATCGGTGTCGGGACAACCCTGTTCGACGCCATGGTGAAAGACGGTAGGATGCCCGACCCCATCCGGATCGGCGCTCGCGCGATCTGGGACCGCTGGAAGCTCGATGCTGCCTTCGACAATCTCAGCCGACCGACCGCGAACTCGTGGGACGAAATACTCTAGGGCACGCGGAAGGAGCTTTAGTCATCGGCGGGGCGGCGCGAGTGAAAACAGGCCCTTCGCGTTCCGCGCCGGCAGGGGTGCTCCTCGTCGAGCCATGGCTTCAACGAAGGCCTTTTCATATGGCGGGCTGACGCCATCGCTATGCCCCGAGAGACACGTCTTGCAGAGAAAGAGCCCGCCCAAGTGTGAGGGGGCTTGTCCGTCGTAGCGATGAGGCCCGTTGATCGTCAGGCGCTTGCAAAGGTCGCAGGGCGTCCGGTGATACTCGTCTTCGGGCATGGCGATCCTCCTGTTGGGGCCAGCGATCGACAGGCGACCATCCCGAGCACGTTCGCGCAATGCACATCACGACATGCCCTGTGGGCGACGAAAAGGGGCGAGCCCGAAAGCCCGCCCCTGTAGTCGTTGTGCCGGCGATCAGTGCAGCGTCGGCGGCCTGCCGAAGAGCTCCGGCCAGGCCCACCGCGCGGCCTCGATCAGAACCTCGCGGCGGTTGTCCTCTGCGAACATCATGGCCCCGGCGGTGAGGGCCTCTTGCAACTGCCGGCGCGCCTCGGGATCGGCAGGCACGACAGGGCGGCGGACGGTGGCTCTGGCGGTCATGTCGTGGCCCTCCGGGCGGTGATGTCCTGAAACTGGGGAACGATGCGCCGGACGCCATCCCGGCCGATGCTGGGGTCTAGGACAGCATGCGTATGCCTGGGGCCTACCCAGCGGTTGCGGATGGACCATGCGAGCGCGATGGCGAGCTGATCGGGCTCCAGGTCGCCGTTCTCCTCCATGTCGGCGAGGTCGAGTTCCCGGTCGTTGCCATCCTCGATGTCGGCATCGCCGTCGGCGTCCCGCACGGCCAGCCTGTCGAGGATCGCGGGCGGCAAGGTGACCATGCAGAACGCCGTGCCGTCGGCACCATGGCCTATGACGTCGACGTTGCCCAGCAGGTGGTGGAGCAGGGTCCGGGCTTCCGCGTCGGACATGGCGGCCGGGTTGTTGGCGATCCTACCCATGGTCCGGCCCCTCCATGTCGAGGGCCGCGGCCTCGGCCCGGCGAAGCTCGGCAAGCTCCCGCTCGAAAGCCGCCACCACGTCATCGCCCGGCACGCCATCGTGCAGACGCTCCACCGCGCGGCCGATCAATGCCAGCTC from the Chrysiogenia bacterium genome contains:
- a CDS encoding thermonuclease family protein codes for the protein MAVAIGLTAFPVIAAADGFACQVASITDGDTFRCTNGLRIRIGGIDAPEMDTSYGPPAKATLAGIIGGATAQCEPTGTSYNRIVAVCYLDGQDIGAMMVERAMARDCARYSGGRYGGLEDERHDVLPVVPFCIP